DNA from Actinomycetota bacterium:
AGTGCTAAACTCTCCATTGGGACCCCTTTCTTTGGTTGTTGGTTTTCTTAACACAATCCAAACTACCAAAGATTGGGTCCCATTTCTATCTCAAAATTTTTCAATCACCAATAAACGGAACTCTACTATGGGAATTCGACCCCAACTATTAGCACATAGTATATTGATATCTTCCTTTTCACCATGTACAATAAAAATCACCAAAGAAATAAAAATAAATCTCTACTGCCGATCATCGAAGCGTTTTCGGGCCTATAGCTCAGTAGGTTAGAGCGCACCCCTGATAAGGGTGAGGTCCCTGGTTCGAATCCAGGTAGGCCCACCATATTTAGATCGAAGAAAAATTATTCATCTAAATCCTACGGAATCCATCTGGATTTTAAAAGGGTCAAAGCGCTATATAAATAGCAGATGGCTGTCGTACCAAGGGAGTCTGAAGTGGAGGTACTAAAGGTCTCATCAAAATCGAATCCAAACTCTGTAGCAGGGGCTTTAGCTGCCGTGTTGCGAAAGAACGGAGCAGTTGAGATTCAGGTTATTGGGGCAGGGGCACTCAATCAGGCAATAAAAGCAGTCGCCATCGCCAGGGGTTTTGTTGCCCCGAGCGGGCTCGACCTCATTTTTCTTCCCGCTTTTGCTGATGTCGAAATAGATGGGGAAGAGCGCACGGCCATTAAAATCCGCATCGAATCCCGTTAAAATATTTCATGGATTTTAATTCAAAACCCAAGCTAAAGCGCACAAGTGCGACTCTTTTTTTGTTTTAGAAGGATTTAAAGGCTTGATGATTCTTCTTGGCTTGAGCTACTTAGTGGTTAAACTGGCAAAATACTTTGGAACCCATTTCTATCCGACTTCTTTTGAAATCCATTCCATGCTCGATGTGGTTCTTGCAATCTTTATAGTAATAGAGCTGTCCGAATCACGATAGCCTATGCAGCTGAAAGGGAAGTATTGCCCACTGTACTCGGGGCTGTGAATTTCACGAGGTGTCCAGGTCAAGATAAAAGGAATTTGAAGGCAGAAATTCACAAATGTTCACAATGTGGCTATGAAGTGGAAATTTTCTCAGATGAGATGGGAACAAAGTGCAGACAATGTGGTGCCATGGTCTATCGCGAGAGGGTGCCCTCTTGCATTGATTGGTGTAGTGCGGCGAAATTTGCCTCAAGAAGAAAAATAATCGACTTACTTAAAGGATTTTAAAAAAGGAGGTTGCAATGGGCAGAACCGAAGAAAATTTACGGAAAGCCTTTGCCGGCGAGTCTCAGGCGAGAAGCAAATACACTTTCTTTGCTCGAAAAGCAAGGGAGGAGGGCCTTGAGCAGATCGCGGCGATTTTTGAGGGAATTCGAAAGCTTGACGAGAGGAATTTGGAGCGCTATTCTTGGTTTGCACAATGTGAGCTCCCATGATTCTTAAAATTATCTCTATTTTTGATTAAGTTTTCAAAGAAAGGATGGGCAAAAGTGAGAGTTGTTTTGAAGCGAAAATCTCCCGCTGAGGTAGAAAAAGCAGAACAAAAATGGGCTGATCTTGATTTGGAAGCAGGATTCCTTTATTGGGAAGAAATTGGGAAAAGAGCAAGAGAGCAGGGATTAAAAAGGCAAGCACGCTTGGCAAAGAAGGAAATTAAGAGAATCGTAAAAGAGAATAGCAGACTTCTTACGCAAGAAAAATTTGAGCAGTTCTTAAGCACTAATAAAATTAAATATGCCGCCTGTGATAAAAAAGTAGCTGAAGATTTTGATAAAGCAATATGGGAGTACAAATTCTGGGGGCAGATACCAAATTGGCTAAAGACGGTTATTTCCTGTAGTGTTTTGGGAATTTTTTACTCTGTAGCCATTGGATCACGCCTTACCTCCTGTTATCAATATATGCCTCTTGAAACTTTTACCGAACCAATGCCTGCCCCGGCGCTTGAAATTCTAGAGCTCGTAAAAGAAGTTCCGGACACAGGTGCTATTGAGCGCATAGCTCTCTTTGAGGTTGTAAAAAAACACCCAGACCCAATCCTTGCTATAAAAGTTGCAGGTAAATGGTACAGTCTTTACCAATGGTAATTTTTTCTAAAGGAGGTCGCCTCAGGCGGATCATCTCCACTAGAGCCGAGAACAGTAAAGAGTGAGTATTTAAAGATAAAGGAGTTAAAAACTCCTAACGCTAACTAATAATAAATATGGGGATGTAGCTCAGTTGGGAGAGCGCCGCCCTTGCAAGGCGGAGGTCGTGGGTTCGAATCCCGCCATCTCCACCAGCTTATGGGGTATATTTGAAAGATTTCGCTCAGGTTAAGATGAATTTTGTCCATATGCGGAGCCAAAACCGCTAAAGCTTCGGCTTTTTTATGGACTCCCAAAGTTCCCGAAATTTCCGCCGAGGTTGTACACTTTGTCTTTAGAAAGTGGAAAGTTAAAGAATAAATTATTGATACTTGCTGTTGCCTTTTTGATATTTCTATCATCAACGGGGATTGCTCAGGCCTGGAGCAATGGAGGCGATGGTGGTAATGGGTTCGGTACCCACGATTGGATTCTCAAGGAAGCACTTGATACTATACCCTCTTATACTTCTTGGCTGGATTATAATGCCGCTCAGCAGGCAACAGATGATCCTGATACCATCTTTCATGATTACTACTATCATGTCTATGATATATGGGGTGAGACCTATGGAAATTCGCCGCTGAAAGTTCAAGAGTATTTTGATCAAGCCATTCAATATCTAAAGCAAAAAGACTATCACCATGCCAGCATAGCAGTTGGATTAATGAGTCATTATTGGGCTGATACAAACAATCCTTTGCACACCGATCAGTGTGACGACGAGGATAAGATGCTCTCTAACTATGAATTAGCGGTTAACACCAGAACCAACGAACCAGACGAGTCAGTATTCTCCATTGTCATGATGGTGTAAATTATGTTGATGACCCAACCCAAGCTACAAAGAATGCTGCCTATTTTGTCCACGACTATTATACCCACTAGTAAATGAATATATAAGCAGTAGCTTTGATGAAAGCCTCCATAATATTACTCAAACTTGCCTCAACCAAGCAGTTAATGGTTCATCTGACCTAATATATTCAATTTGGGCACAAGCACAAGCCTCCTTTCCCGATGTCCCCCAGACCACTGGGCATACGATGAGATCATGTTCATGGCCTCTCAGGGGATAATCTCCGGTTACGCCGATGGACTCTTTCGTCCAGCCGATCCTGTGTTCAGGTCACAGTTCACGAAGATGCTCGTGAACTCCCTGGGGATACCTTAAATACAGAGTAAAGGGTTATTTCACCGATCAATTTGACGAACTCATCGAGGATTAATCTTTTCTTACTTTTAGTTGCTCTTTGATATCTAGCTGCTACTTCTCTGGTTACTACCCTCTTTTCCTTCATAGTCAGTGCCATGGTGGTTGCCTCCTCTTCTTAGACCGTCCCTATCTTGAAGAGGCAAACCAAAAGTTCATTCCTTTTCAAGTAGATTTTTATTTGAGGCAACGATACAATTTGGAGTAGATTTTTAGTGAGGCAATTCAACTCCTTGATATATCCTCCCAGTTCAAGTAATATATCAATAGTTTCAGAGTCTTCCAAAGAGTTCAAGTACTGTCCAATATGGTCCACATCCTCTTTTTGGCCTGGTTAAGAAAAAGTTCAAGTTTTTTTCTGATTGTGTTTTTTGATGAAGTTTTGAAAGCCTCTCGGGACACACATATATCTTTCAATCGCATCCAATTCCTTTCTTGAGGTCAGCTCCTGATTACGAAAAATAATTTGAAAATTTATTAGTTTTTAGAAGGAGTTCAGAAATTAGCGTCGAATGGAGATGGAAGAAAAGTAGTAAGAGGGGTAACAGGGGTTAAAAACTTATCAGCAGCATAGGATATTAGTTTGAAACCAACTCAAAAAGTTGGTTTTTTAGATTTAAGAGGCATATTCTGGAGGAGAATTTTAAGTTTTGTAGAAGTTAAAAAAGAAAATATTATTTGTATTATTAATAGTCCATATTATTCAAAGGAGGGGCATTTATAGAGGATTTCGAAAGATGAGCATCGACAGGCAATATTTTACATGTCGATTTTTTCTTTTCGCGTTCAGAGTGGAATATTAAAGTAGCCACGTAAGTATGGGTAGTAGCTTAGTGTGTAGACAACGAATTAGTTATTTATTCATCACAAATACTTCGCAATAAACACTAATTAAATTATCAATATTCCCCCAAATGGAACTAACCCCAAAAGTAAAATCACTAATTGTTACCACAATTTATAGTTTGACAAAATTTCAAAAATTCTCGCAGAAACAGACCTTCAGAACTTTTAGGTTATTTTCGCCAAAGTGAAGTAATTATTGAAAAGATTATCATCCTTGAAAACAAGATAAAAAAGAGGTTGATCCTTTTAAGGACCAACCTAGGCTTTGAAAAAATTGCCCTCCGATAGGCTTTCTTTTCGGCCCATTCATATTAGTGTAGCTTTTTGGAAAGTTCAAGTAGAGGATGGGAGGGGCCAAAGTTTTGAGCGACAAACGCTTATTTTGAGCAAATTTGTTGTCGCGAAAGGAGGTGAAAAAGGATGAAAAAGCTGTTAGCGCGGTTCCTGGTTCTTACTCTGTTGGTAACCTTCAGTGGGGTAGGACTGGTAGCCCCAGCGGGAGCTACCGTAATTAGCACCCACACCTTTTATTGGGGTCCGGCTCATGACCCTTGGGTTAAAATTGTGGAAAGAGTTTATGATGAACAGCAGACTCAAGCTAGGACTTTTCCAGCCGGACAGAAGCTCTTTGAGTATGAGGTGACCAATATAAAGTATAACCCCCCCGGTGGTAATGGTCTGAGTGGATTCAACATCCGTTTAAGAAATGGAGTCACTAATGCAGATGTATTAAGTATGATCGGACCTCCTGGCTGGAGTTGTTACAATGGGACTGGACCTGCAGGATCGGGAAATGTGGAGTGGGACATAAGGGCAAGTGTTGGAACGGGGCTTATGCCAGGCCAGACAGGTATCTTTGGCTTCACCGTTCCAGCTACTCCCCAGTTTAGACCGACTCTGTACCCAGATGATTTTGGGAACTGGATGCACAGTTGGAACGTGAACGATGTCCAATTCGCTTTATTCTTTGGTCCCATCTCCGGACCCAAGAAGGTAAAGGTCATCGGTCCCAGTGACGTGATAAGCCCACCTGAGGATCCACTTCATCCTCAGGATATGACCAGGGAAAATGACGAGCAGACTTTGTCCCGCACCCTGCCCATAAATGTTGATGTGGTCCACACTCTGTTCATAAACACCTATCGCAAGCCCTGGTGGCCCTGGCCAGAAACACCTGAGGTTCTCGAAGCCTTGGCGGCTGAGGGTATCACCCCAGAGGTGGTGGGACTGGCAAGAGCCCTGGAATCCGAAGGGATCGCCGCAGGCTTAGGGCGAGCTAAATATCAAGAAGCGGGAAACTACACTTTACCAGAGACGGAAGAAGAGGCTCTAAAATTTAAAATACCGCCTGAGATGGATGATATAGGAATTCCCGCCTGGAATGCCACCGGCTTAGCCTTTGACACACTTTCTGCAGCAGATCTTTGGGAAGAGGTCTTGGCTCCCGAGGTGGAGATAGTTCCTCCCACACAAGGAGAGATGGCAGCGGCCGTTGATGAGCTCAGGGCAGCAATTGAGCCCCATGTCGATCAGATAAATGAAGCCATTGCAAAGGGTGAGCCCTCCAATCTTCCCCAGCTTCTGGAGGGAAAGGGTGTGGAAACAGCACAGGGCATCACCACTGATGTGATAGATAGGCTTTCGCCCACTGCCAGGGCCATTCTCTTCTTGCTCAACCACAAAAATCCCTGCCGGCAGAAGGACAAATTAGAGTTGGGTGACGTCTCGCCAAGCCTTCGTCCCGGAAGGGATGGTTTTGACCTGGCGGTAAAGTCAAACGATGA
Protein-coding regions in this window:
- a CDS encoding S-layer homology domain-containing protein, producing MGTSTSLLSRCPPDHWAYDEIMFMASQGIISGYADGLFRPADPVFRSQFTKMLVNSLGIP
- a CDS encoding stage V sporulation protein S gives rise to the protein MEVLKVSSKSNPNSVAGALAAVLRKNGAVEIQVIGAGALNQAIKAVAIARGFVAPSGLDLIFLPAFADVEIDGEERTAIKIRIESR
- a CDS encoding phosphohydrolase, whose product is MPTVLGAVNFTRCPGQDKRNLKAEIHKCSQCGYEVEIFSDEMGTKCRQCGAMVYRERVPSCIDWCSAAKFASRRKIIDLLKGF